From Panicum hallii strain FIL2 unplaced genomic scaffold, PHallii_v3.1 scaffold_175, whole genome shotgun sequence, the proteins below share one genomic window:
- the LOC112878629 gene encoding receptor-like protein 9DC3 — protein sequence MHPSAAKFLLLIVAAASSFLSVASHGLPPRQLKRNASCLPHERDALLAFKENITSDSEGILSSWRRGRKDCCRWMGVTCSNQTGHVLQLDLSHRNLAGQISPSLLSLEHLEHLDLGGTFLSGHDGRFPEFLCSFKNLRYLGLSGLSFASRLPAQLGNLSTLEYLVLTEAYYLPSEVPPQLGNLSNLRHLGLASHDYLYTTDISWLVRLHQLEYLAMDGINLSTIDNWLHVVNMIPSLKSLSLSDCSLPRANQSLTHINLTKLEILELSWNYFRHPIASSWFWNITSIQYLGLSSTYLYGPFPDALGRMTSLSYLGFFENGNSATMAVDLKNLCELSYLWLDGSLSSGNITEFIEKLPQCSSSKLFCLSLNDNNMTGIMPQVMGHLPSLAVLSLCNNSISGSISPGLQNFTSLEELFLSSNHLSGQIPLLPRGLEILDVSMNFLSGHLHFGAPNIKVLILSSNKITGPIPEKFCELQYLHVLDLSNNSFAGELPVCSSMPSLRSLLLSNNEFSGKFPSLIQRLSNLTLLDLSWNKFYGTLPIWIGHLAKLRFLDLSHNMLYGSIPVSITHLRQLQLLNLSFNNISGSIPQSLSKLMAMTKTHTPGPTTTNGLYWYKGWVKNGFLDILSAVTKHQQHKYAEKSIFYIVGIDLSVNHLTGGIPDEMASLDGLRSLNLSRNWLRGNIPKNIGAMELVESVDFSWNSLSGEIPASLSDLTFLSVLDLSYNNLSGRIPSGRQLETVYDSNPTMYDGNNNLCGPPLQRNCSSGHSDPNHGNEKASGENSESLFFYFGLVSGFAVGLWGVLCALLFKKP from the coding sequence ATGCATCCCTCCGCTGCCAAgttcttgcttcttatcgtggCCGCCGCCTCGAGCTTCTTGTCGGTGGCATCGCATGGACTGCCGCCGCGGCAGCTCAAGCGGAACGCGAGCTGCTTGCCGCACGAGAGGGACGCGTTGCTGGCCTTCAAGGAAAACATCACCAGCGACTCTGAAGGCATCCTCTCGTCGTGGCGACGAGGGCGGAAGGACTGCTGCCGGTGGATGGGCGTCACCTGCAGCAACCAAACCGGCCATGTCCTCCAGCTTGATCTAAGCCATAGAAATTTGGCAGGCCAGATAAGTCCTTCCTTACTGTCTCTAGAGCATCTGGAGCACTTGGATTTAGGCGGCACATTCTTATCTGGTCATGATGGTCGTTTTCCCGAATTCCTGTGTTCTTTCAAAAACTTGCGATATCTCGGCCTCTCGGGGTTGTCGTTTGCGAGCAGACTGCCTGCTCAACTTGGCAACCTTTCCACACTGGAATACCTTGTCCTCACCGAGGCATACTATTTGCCGAGTGAGGTGCCGCCTCAGCTCGGTAACCTCTCAAACCTGCGACATCTTGGTCTCGCTTCTCATGATTATTTGTACACAACCGATATCTCATGGTTAGTTCGTCTTCATCAGCTTGAGTATCTTGCGATGGACGGCATAAATCTAAGTACAATAGATAATTGGCTTCATGTGGTAAACATGATTCCATCTCTGAAGTCTCTCTCCCTTTCGGACTGCTCCCTTCCCAGAGCAAACCAATCGCTCACTCACATAAACCTCACAAAACTTGAGATACTTGAGTTATCCTGGAACTACTTTAGGCACCCAATTGCATCCAGTTGGTTTTGGAACATAACAAGCATTCAATACCTCGGGCTAAGTTCAACCTATCTTTACGGTCCTTTCCCTGATGCACTAGGACGAATGACGTCCCTCTCTTACCTGGGATTTTTTGAAAATGGAAACTCAGCCACGATGGCAGTAGACTTGAAAAATCTATGTGAATTGAGCTATCTGTGGCTCGATGGGAGCCTATCATCTGGGAACATAACAGAGTTCATAGAGAAGTTGCCACAATGTTCTTCTAGCAAATTATTCTGCCTAAGTTTGAATGACAATAATATGACAGGAATAATGCCACAGGTAATGGGGCACTTACCCAGCTTAGCAGTTCTTAGCCTATGTAACAACAGCATTAGTGGATCTATATCACCAGGGCTACAGAATTTCACTAGTTTGGAGGAATTATTTCTCAGTTCCAACCACCTTAGTGGCCAGATACCATTGCTGCCAAGAGGCCTCGAAATATTGGATGTCTCCATGAACTTCTTGTCTGGGCATTTGCACTTCGGAGCTCCAAATATTAAAGtactaattctatcctctaatAAAATTACTGGTCCTATTCCTGAAAAGTTTTGTGAGTTGCAATATCTACATGTCTTGGATTTGTCAAATAATTCTTTCGCGGGAGAACTTCCTGTATGTTCTTCGATGCCATCCCTACGCTCCTTGCTCCTAAGTAACAACGAATTTTCTGGAAAGTTCCCATCCTTGATCCAACGCCTCTCCAATCTAACTTTGCTTGATCTTTCATGGAACAAATTCTATGGGACATTACCAATATGGATCGGACATCTGGCAAAGCTGCGATTCCTAGATCTGAGCCACAACATGTTATATGGGAGTATTCCAGTGAGTATCACACATCTTAGACAACTTCAACTCTTGAATTTATCATTCAACAATATATCAGGATCAATTCCTCAGTCATTATCAAAGCTAATGGCAATGACAAAAACGCATACGCCCGGACCTACAACTACTAATGGACTTTATTGGTACAAAGGTTGGGTAAAGAATGGGTTCCTAGATATTTTGTCTGCAGTGACGAAGCATCAACAACACAAGTATGCCGAAAAAAGTATTTTTTATATTGTTGGCATCGACTTGTCTGTCAATCATTTAACTGGAGGAATTCCAGATGAAATGGCTTCTCTTGACGGATTGAGATCCTTAAATTTGTCAAGGAATTGGTTGAGAGGAAACATTCCAAAGAATATTGGCGCTATGGAATTAGTGGAATCAGTTGACTTCTCATGGAACAGTCTTTCTGGTGAAATCCCTGCAAGCTTGTCAGACTTGACATTTTTAAGTGTCTTGGACTTGTCATACAACAATCTATCAGGAAGAATACCGTCTGGGCGTCAGCTTGAGACCGTCTACGACAGCAACCCAACTATGTATGATGGGAATAATAATCTCTGTGGACCCCCTCTTCAGAGAAATTGCTCATCAGGACATAGTGATCCTAACCATGGTAATGAAAAGGCAAGCGGAGAGAATTCAGAATCATTGTTCTTTTACTTCGGACTTGTATCAGGGTTCGCAGTTGGCCTCTGGGGGGTGCTGTGTGCTCTACTCTTCAAGAAGCCATGA